The following coding sequences are from one Humulus lupulus chromosome X, drHumLupu1.1, whole genome shotgun sequence window:
- the LOC133806695 gene encoding uncharacterized protein LOC133806695 has product MSLAQKSKDLQLKMADELKDSKTELEKVKTRLVELEKTKAELEQAKTRLAELEKANAKLKEDKAATFDIMESEKARLLDEFKEQKEKAIDQAMYKIWVDNADLDTSFLGPLEAKYVERWNARLEGHYQERKRK; this is encoded by the exons atgtctctggcccaaaagtcgaaggatctccaacttaagatggctgacgaactcaaggactcgaagaccgAACTTGAAAAAGTGAAGACCCGTCTCGTAGAGCTGGAGAAGACGAaagccgagcttgaacaggcAAAGACTCGTCTTGCCGAGCTTGAGAAGGCCAATGCTAAGCTCAAGGAGGATAAAGCTGCtaccttcgacatcatggaaagcgagaaggcccgcctcctggacgagtttaaagagcagaaggagaaggcgatcgaccaggccatgtacaaaatttgggttgataatgccgacctcgacaccagcttcctgggtcctctcgaggccaagtatgtagagcggtggaatgcccgtcttgag GGTCATTATCAGGAGCGGAAGCGGAAGTAA